The stretch of DNA AGCTGAAACAGATCCACCGCGAGATCGCAACGGCTCATAGACGCAGGCTTCAACGCCCCGCCGCGCCTGCACGCTGTCATCCCCGACGCCGACGATGACATGGAGGTTTCCATCACCCAGATGGCCGAAGATCATGGCCGTGTGATCCGGATAGGTCTTGGTTAGTCGCGCCTTTGTTTCACTGACATAGGCTTCCATGTCCTTGACCGGCAGGCTCACATCGAACGTGAAGATCGGCCAGTTCTGAGCCACCTGCCCCACGTCGTCACGGATCGCCCACATCTTGTCGCGCTCGCTCTGGTTCTTGGCGAGCACGGCATCAACGATCAGTTCTTTCTCAAAGGCTTCTTCGAGCGCGCTTTCAAACCGCTGTGTGTCCTGCTCCTGCTGCGCACCCATCGCTTCGACCAGCACGTAGTAAGGCTGATCCTGTGCAAGCGGCGGTATATGGCTTGCGGGTTCTGTCGTCAGCAACCGGTAGAAATCGTTCCACAGGCACTCGAATGCCGAGAGCGTGCCGGCAAGTTTGCGGTCCATGTGGTCCAGCAGTTTCGGCAACTTGCTGAACTCATCCACCGCGATAAAGGCTGTGTCCTGACTGTCCGGCTTACGGCGCAACCGAAGCACGGCTCGGGTGACGACACCAAGCGTGCCCTCAGAGCCAATGAACAGCTGTTTGAGATCATAACCGGCATTGTCCTTGATCATCTTGCCAAGGGACGACAAAACGGTGCCATCGGCCAGCACCACTTCCAGCCCCAGCACCATGTCGCGCATCATGCCGTAGCGAATGACGCGGTTGCCGCCCGCATTTGTCGCGATGTTGCCACCAATGGTGGCGGACCCCCGCGCACCCAGATCAAGTGGCAGGATCAAATGATGCTTTTCAATGTCTTCCTGAACTGTCTGAAGGACTGCCCCGGCCTGAACGGTTGCGGTACCCGCAATCTCATCCACTTCTTCAATCGCATGCATGCGTTCAAGGGAGAGGGCCAGTTCGCCGTGGCCCACATTGGCGCTTTCAACCAGCCCGGTCAGTCCACCCCACGCGACGATGGGTTGCCCGGCCTCATGGCAGAGCTTCAGAACCTTTGAGACTTCTTCCGTGGAGGCAGGCCTCAGGACAATTGGCGGGGTTCCCAAATGGCTCCAGCCCGACTGGGCCTTGGCTTCAGCATCAGCTCCTTCAAGGTAGCCGTGCGACCCAAGCAGGTCTTTGAGTTGGCTGATAAGTGCACTCATGACGAGTCCTCCCTATCCCTGGTCAGACCAGAGCATTGCGGCTGCTCGTTAGCCCACCGGCAACCGTGGGATGACTATAGCCGAATGCAGAGATGAACTCGACCCGGCCCGTTCACATGCCTCACTCTACGCGGGCACGCCGAACAGCGTCCTGCCAGCCAGCGTAGCGACCTTCTCGCCAGTCCTCAGGCTTTTGCGGATCAAAGGTTTTGTCCAACTGCCAGATAGCTTCGACATCATCCGTTGACTTGAACAGACCAACGGTGAGCCCCGCAGCAAAGGCGGCCCCCAGCGACGTTGTTTCCGTGACGGCGGGCCGCGCAATCGGACGACCCAGCGTGTCTGCGAGCACCTGACAGAACCAGTCATTTGCCACCATGCCGCCGTCCACCCGAAGTTCGGTGGGAGCCGTAAGGCCCGCCCGGCTCATGTCATCGGCCATGGCATCCATCAGATCACGGGTCTGAAATGCCACGGCTTCAAGAGCTGCACAAACAATTTCGGCCCGCCCTGTATCACGCGTCATGCCCACAATCGTGCCCCGCGCATGCGGGTCCCAATAGGGCGCTCCAAGACCGGTAAAGGCCGGCACCAGATACACGTTGGACGCGGGGTCAGCTTCCTTGGCGAGAGCCTCACTCTCCTGAGCCGATGCAATCAGACCCATCTTGTCGCGCAGCCACTGAACCGTGGCACCCGCCATGAAGATTGATCCCTCCAGCGCATAGGTCGGCTTACCGCCAAACCGATAGGCGACTGTGCCGAGCAGCCGGTTGGCGCTGTCCACTTTCGTTTCGCCCGTATTCACCAGCGCAAAGCAGCCCGTGCCGTAGGTGGATTTCATCAAGCCCGGCGCAAAACATGCCTGCCCGACTGTTGCAGCCTGTTGATCCCCAAGAATGCCCGCAACCGGAACCGGTGCTCCAAAGTGCTGTTCGACCGCAGTGCCAAAAACCGCGGCAGGGTCCAGAACACGCGGCAGCATGTCTCGCGGTACACGAAGGATGTTCAGCAGTTCATCGTCCCAGTCCTGAGTCTCGATGTTGAAAAGCAGGGTGCGCGAGGCATTGGTGACATCCGTAGCGTGCACCTCCTTGCCGGTCAGGTTGAACACCAGCCAGCTATCGATGGTGCCAAAGCATAACTCACCCTTCTCAGCACGGGCACGCGCGCCTTCCACATTGTCCAGTATCCAGGCGACTTTGGTTCCCGAAAAATACGGGTCCAGCAACAGGCCGGTCCGCTGCTTGAACAACGCCTCGTGACCATCCGCCTTCAGGGCCGCACACGCATCCGCCGTCCGCCGGTCCTGCCAGACGATGGCGCGATACACAGGCTCACCGGTCGCCCGGTCCCACACCACTGTTGTTTCGCGCTGGTTGGTAATGCCGATGCCGGCGATCTCAGACACACCAATGTCGGCGATTGCTTCGCGGCACACTGCGAGAGTGTCATTCCAGATTTCGACAGGGTCATGCTCGACCCACCCATCGTTGGGAAAATGCTGGGTCAGTTCCTTCTGGGCCGAGGCCACAGGCGATCCGGCACCATCAAATACGATTGCGCGGGAGGACGTGGTCCCCTGGTCAATGGAAAGAATATGTGTGGCAGCCATCGTGACATCTCCCTGCATGCGCCCGCTCTATTGCCTCAGCAATACACCGGATGGCGCGCGCACGAAATGCATGGACGCTAATTCTTGTCCCGAGTTTCAGCCCCGGTTTCAGTCCTGACCCATTCAGCAAATAGCGGGTCGACATCGCACGCGGCAAAAGCAGTGACTGCGGGCGTGTCATAAGGATGCATCCGGATAATTGTATCCATGGCCGCCCGGCAGCTCTGCTGGGTCGTTTTGAAAAGCAACGCGACTTCAGATTCGGACTGCAACTCACCCTGCCACATATAGATAGAGTTCATCCCCGGCAGCATGTTCACGCAGGCGGCTTGACCGGCTTCGATAACTGCCCCTGCCAACCGCTCCGCCTCGGCCTGAGAGGGAGCTGTTGAATAGATGAATACAATCGCATCGGGGTCTGACATCACGCGCCTTTTACGTTCTTCTTCTGGCAAGCCTTCTGGGCTAAGGTCACTACCCTACCCCATTGCCCCCAGTGCCAAAAAACATGCCCCCTGAAAAACTATCATTTGTCGCCAGTCCCCATGACGAGGCGCAGGACGCGTTCAAAACGCTGACTGCACGCTATGGCAATGCGGACCCAAAGACGGCAGACGCCATTGTGGCGCTTGGGGGCGACGGCCTCATGCTGCAGACGCTGCACGCGCAACTGGGCAATGGCCACCCGATCTACGGCATGAACCGCGGCTCTGTCGGCTTCCTCATGAATGACTACTCCGAGGACGATCTTCCAGCGCGCATCGAGGCAGCGGAACACACGACCATCCACCCCCTGCGGGTCAGGACGGAAGACGTCAATGGCGAGCACGCGGAAGCTTTGGCCATCAATGAAGTCTCCATGCTGCGCGAGACCTATCAAGCAGCCAAACTGCGCATCGTGATTGATGGCAAGACGCGCATGGAAGAACTCGTCTGCGATGGTTTGCTGGTCGCGACACCTGCGGGCTCCACGGCGTACAACCTCTCCGCTCACGGACCGATCCTGCCGCTGGGGGCACAGCTTCTGGCCCTGACACCCATCAGTGCGTTCAGGCCGCGCCGCTGGCGTGGCGCATTGCTGCGCCACAATGCCTGTGTTCAGATTGAAGTTCTCGAGGCCGCCAAGCGGCCGGTAAGTGCTGTCGCCGACCATCAGGAATTCCGCTCGGTCCGCAAGGCGAGTATCGAAGAAGCATCAGACATCGGCCTGCACATGCTGTTTGACCGCGACCGCAATCTTGATGAGCGGATTATCGCGGAGCAGTTCCTGCCGTGACCTCTGCGCCCCAACCTCCCAAGGACAGCCTCTCGGCTGTTGCCGCCGGAGGTTTGGCTTTGCCCGGCTCCACACCTCCGGACTTTCGAACTGTCGCAACAACACTGCTGATCGCCAGCGTGGGCGGTGGCCTCTTCGCTATTGCTGGCGCGCCCCTGGCCTGGATGCTGGGCGCCATGTTCATCACCACTGGTGTGGCAATGGCCGGGCTAACCAAGCTGGGTATCTATGCATGGTTGCGCACCACCATGATCGCCGTTCTCGGCGTCATGCTGGGCAGCGCCTTTACGCCTGAATTGCTGTCTCAGATGTTGGGATGGTGGCCCGACATTCTGGTGCTTGCGGTCTTCATCGCCTTTGTGACCGCCACAGGCTTTATCGTCTTTCGCTTTGGCGCAGGCTACGACACCACCACGGCGTATTTTTCCGCAACCCCCGGTGGCCTGTCTGAAATGGCGATCATGGGCCATGAGCTGGGGGCGGACATCAGGACAATTTCCCTCATCCACGCAACGCGCATTCTTGTGGTGGTGGCCACGATCCCCGTCTATTTCCGGGTTGTGGAGGGGTTGGAGATACCAGCCTTGCCGCGAGATGTCGGCTCCCTGATAGATCTTGCTCTCTATGAGGCCGTCATGCTGAGCGGCTGTGCCGTGCTTGGAGTTCCCTTGGGCCGCTTAAGCCGTGTGCCCGCCGGCTCTTTGATCGGGCCAATGGTGCTGAGTGCGGCTGTTCACCTGGCCGGTCTTTCAAGTGGCAAGCCACCCGTCGAAATCGTAGCCGCAGCACAAGTGGTGGTCGGCGCTTCCATAGGGTGCCGGTTTGCTGGTCTCACACTAGCCGATGCCCGGAAAATCATCTCGGCAGGGATGATATCCGGCATCCTTATGGTCATCGCCGCAGCCCTTGCAGCCTATTCTCTGTCGGGCTTTCTGGATCGGCCAGTGGAAGTGCTGGTCTTGTCCTTTGCCCCCGGTGGGCTGGCCGAAATGGCCCTGATTGCCCTGATC from Pyruvatibacter sp. HU-CL02332 encodes:
- a CDS encoding FAD-binding oxidoreductase produces the protein MSALISQLKDLLGSHGYLEGADAEAKAQSGWSHLGTPPIVLRPASTEEVSKVLKLCHEAGQPIVAWGGLTGLVESANVGHGELALSLERMHAIEEVDEIAGTATVQAGAVLQTVQEDIEKHHLILPLDLGARGSATIGGNIATNAGGNRVIRYGMMRDMVLGLEVVLADGTVLSSLGKMIKDNAGYDLKQLFIGSEGTLGVVTRAVLRLRRKPDSQDTAFIAVDEFSKLPKLLDHMDRKLAGTLSAFECLWNDFYRLLTTEPASHIPPLAQDQPYYVLVEAMGAQQEQDTQRFESALEEAFEKELIVDAVLAKNQSERDKMWAIRDDVGQVAQNWPIFTFDVSLPVKDMEAYVSETKARLTKTYPDHTAMIFGHLGDGNLHVIVGVGDDSVQARRGVEACVYEPLRSRGGSVSAEHGVGLEKLPYLLVTRTPEEIATMRVIKQALDPKGILNPGKIFEAQPLKSAAE
- the glpK gene encoding glycerol kinase GlpK, with translation MAATHILSIDQGTTSSRAIVFDGAGSPVASAQKELTQHFPNDGWVEHDPVEIWNDTLAVCREAIADIGVSEIAGIGITNQRETTVVWDRATGEPVYRAIVWQDRRTADACAALKADGHEALFKQRTGLLLDPYFSGTKVAWILDNVEGARARAEKGELCFGTIDSWLVFNLTGKEVHATDVTNASRTLLFNIETQDWDDELLNILRVPRDMLPRVLDPAAVFGTAVEQHFGAPVPVAGILGDQQAATVGQACFAPGLMKSTYGTGCFALVNTGETKVDSANRLLGTVAYRFGGKPTYALEGSIFMAGATVQWLRDKMGLIASAQESEALAKEADPASNVYLVPAFTGLGAPYWDPHARGTIVGMTRDTGRAEIVCAALEAVAFQTRDLMDAMADDMSRAGLTAPTELRVDGGMVANDWFCQVLADTLGRPIARPAVTETTSLGAAFAAGLTVGLFKSTDDVEAIWQLDKTFDPQKPEDWREGRYAGWQDAVRRARVE
- the cutA gene encoding divalent-cation tolerance protein CutA, which translates into the protein MSDPDAIVFIYSTAPSQAEAERLAGAVIEAGQAACVNMLPGMNSIYMWQGELQSESEVALLFKTTQQSCRAAMDTIIRMHPYDTPAVTAFAACDVDPLFAEWVRTETGAETRDKN
- a CDS encoding NAD kinase, translating into MPPEKLSFVASPHDEAQDAFKTLTARYGNADPKTADAIVALGGDGLMLQTLHAQLGNGHPIYGMNRGSVGFLMNDYSEDDLPARIEAAEHTTIHPLRVRTEDVNGEHAEALAINEVSMLRETYQAAKLRIVIDGKTRMEELVCDGLLVATPAGSTAYNLSAHGPILPLGAQLLALTPISAFRPRRWRGALLRHNACVQIEVLEAAKRPVSAVADHQEFRSVRKASIEEASDIGLHMLFDRDRNLDERIIAEQFLP
- a CDS encoding AbrB family transcriptional regulator, which translates into the protein MTSAPQPPKDSLSAVAAGGLALPGSTPPDFRTVATTLLIASVGGGLFAIAGAPLAWMLGAMFITTGVAMAGLTKLGIYAWLRTTMIAVLGVMLGSAFTPELLSQMLGWWPDILVLAVFIAFVTATGFIVFRFGAGYDTTTAYFSATPGGLSEMAIMGHELGADIRTISLIHATRILVVVATIPVYFRVVEGLEIPALPRDVGSLIDLALYEAVMLSGCAVLGVPLGRLSRVPAGSLIGPMVLSAAVHLAGLSSGKPPVEIVAAAQVVVGASIGCRFAGLTLADARKIISAGMISGILMVIAAALAAYSLSGFLDRPVEVLVLSFAPGGLAEMALIALILGIDTAFVSAMHVLRIAMVVIGAPVVFKLMGTKSTKSETIED